The DNA window CCGCCCCGCGGACATCCACATCCCGGCGGACATGTCGATCGTCTCCGGTGCGGCCCCCACCAGGTCGGCCAGTACGCGCCGCGCACCGGCCCGGGCCGCCGCGAAGCCGCGGCGCTCCGCCGGGCGCGTGATGCGTGCGCACCGGATCTTCTCCTCGCGCGACAGCAGCGCGATGTCACCGATCGCGTCCGCGTGGCGCCCGCCCGGGCGGCCCGCGTCGCAGAACCACACGTGCACTTCGTCCCTCGCGGGGAGTGTGCGACTCACAGTGCCTCCTCCCGCCCCGTCCGGCGAAGCCGAGAAGCGGAGCCGGTTACTCAAAGAGCAGAGACGGTTACCTGCCGACGAATCCCATTCCTTTTCGGAAAGGCCACCGGTAGGGTCTGTGAAGGCCGAAAGAACGGTCGACGGGGGAGGGACGTCAGATCAGATGACCGGGACAGCCCTGCGGATTTCCATGAATGGAATGTTTCCGCAGTACGAAGCCGCCCCGAACACCGGGCCTACCAGGGCTGACTCTGCCAGATGATGTCGTCGGTGCCGTCCTGGCCTGCCATGGAGCCTCCCCCGAGCCCCCCGGCAATGCCGACCGCGGCCATGAATGCAGAAATAGCAAAATTAAACTTCACGCCGGATCCCCCCGGTTATGCAGTGGCGTTCCGGATGCCACTTCCCGTTACCCCCACGGTGCCCCGGAAACCGGACCGGGCGCCATAAGCGCCCTATGGCGAGAAGTCGTCAGCGAGTTCTCTTCACCCTCCACCGAGCCGACGATTGAGAAGAAAATGGACAAAATCGCTACAGAGGCGCCCCTCTCGCCTCTCGGTGACCTCCATGTACTGCTCTACCGCATGGCCCTCGAGCACGGCCGCCTCCGGCCGCGGGACGCTGCGCTCCACCTGGACGTGCCCGGAGCCGAGATCTGTGCCGCGGTGGACGAACTCTCCCGGCTGCACCTGCTCCACCCCGCCGAGGACGGCCCGGACGCGGCCCGGCCCGCAGGGTCGGCGGCCTGCGACAGCGACACCGCGTACGCCCCCCGCAGCCCCGACGTCGCCGTCACCCACGTCACCGGTCCGATCGAGTCGCAGATCCAGCAACTCCACCGCGAGTCCGAGCGGATGAGCAGTCACGTGATGGCGATGAAGCCGGTCTTCGAGGAGTCCTGGCACGGCCACTTCACCCGGACCCCCATCGAGTACCTGACCACCCTCGACGCCGTCCGCGCCGCCCTCGCGCGCCTGTCCGCCGCCGCCCGCGTCGAAGTCGCCGCCGCCCACCCCGACCTGCCCGCCCCCGCGACCCTGGAGGAGGGCCTGCAGCGCACCACCGAGGCGATCGGCCGCGGCGTGCTCCTGCGGACCGTCTACCCCCACTCGGTGCTCTCCCACGCCTACATGCGCCAGCATCTGAGCCGGATGGTGGCGCTCGGCGCCCGGGTCCGCACCACGGCCCACATGCCCGACCGGGTCCTCTTCTTCGACGCCACCACCGCCGTCCTCGCCGACCACAGCAGCTCATCCGAGGACGGCAAGGGCGCGCTCGCCGTCCGGGACCCCTCGCTCGTGCGCTTCCTCTACCGCTCCTGGGAGAGCGTCTGGGAGTCCGCGCGGCCGTTCACCGGGGAGGCCGACGACGGCTCCGCCAAGGACGAACTGCGCAGCTCCGTCCTCGAACTCCTGGAGTCCGGGATGAAGGACGAGATGGCGGCCCGCAGGCTCGCGATGT is part of the Streptomyces roseifaciens genome and encodes:
- a CDS encoding response regulator transcription factor — its product is MDKIATEAPLSPLGDLHVLLYRMALEHGRLRPRDAALHLDVPGAEICAAVDELSRLHLLHPAEDGPDAARPAGSAACDSDTAYAPRSPDVAVTHVTGPIESQIQQLHRESERMSSHVMAMKPVFEESWHGHFTRTPIEYLTTLDAVRAALARLSAAARVEVAAAHPDLPAPATLEEGLQRTTEAIGRGVLLRTVYPHSVLSHAYMRQHLSRMVALGARVRTTAHMPDRVLFFDATTAVLADHSSSSEDGKGALAVRDPSLVRFLYRSWESVWESARPFTGEADDGSAKDELRSSVLELLESGMKDEMAARRLAMSVTTYRRHVTELLTELGAQSRFQAGSYARRAGLLNG